The Phormidium sp. PBR-2020 DNA segment TCACTGCCAACGCCTCTTACCAAAGAGCCGAAGAAGATATCGCCATGCTGACTGGGCTGAGCATTTCCCACAGTACGCTCCAACGCTTTGTCCAGCGAGAGGACTGGTGTGAGGTCGAGGTCACTGAACCAATAGAGGAACTCAGCCTCGATGGTGGGATGATTCGCCTTCGAACTGAGGAGGGTCAACCGGGTCAGTGGCGAGAGTACAAAGCCTTAAATGTCCACGAGCATGGAGGTGTAGCGTTCTTTAAAGATAATGAAGGACTAATCGACTGGGTGAATATCCAGCTACTAGCCGAGCTATTTATCAGTCTCGGAGATGGTCATGATGGGGTCTGGAACATTTTTGACGGTATCGGGACACCAGAGCAACGTATCGAAGTCCTCGATTGGTATCATCTGATGGAGAATGCTCATAAGGTACAAGGCACAGCTGCCCAGCTATCGCGGATACGAGCCTTGTTGTGGCGAGGGGAGACCCGTCAGGTGATTCGCTATCTGCGCCAAGAGCGATGTCGGGGAGCTACGAGATTTATCAACTATTTGAAGCATCATTCTAAGCGCATCATTGACTACCAGGTCTGGCAGGAAGCGGGACATTCAATTGGTTCGGGTCAAGTCGAGTCCCTGGTCAAACAAATTGGACTCAGGGTGAAATTGCCTGGGGCACAATGGCGAGAGGAGAATGTGCCAAAGGTGTTGAAGCATCGCTGTGCTTACCTGAATGGGGACTTGGCGGCTTAATTACTCCAAGTACACCCATTTGTCCTGAGTAAATATACTCATCGCGCCTAACTGAGATGCACCCAAGTCGAACCGGTGATTGGCTCCATTGTGTATTGCAATCTAGGGATTTCACCAGCCTTAGTAGAACATAGTGGAATTTACATCGGCAATGGCCAAATTGTCGAACTTCAAGGCAAATCTAAGGATGGCAAAATTGCCATTGTCAACCGACGGCAATTCCTCAAAAACCGAAATCTACCTCCCAGCACGATCTGGGTAGCTTGTTATGGTGATAGCACCCGGCCTATCGGCGATAAATTAGTCGCCAAACGTGCCAAAGCGGAGGTTGGTACTTGCCGCAAATATAACTTAGTCTCAGAGAATTGCCATCGTTTTACCTCTGGCTGCATCACTGGAAACTTTAAAAACAATGATACTAAGTTTTGGGCTTTACGCAATACCATTCACAAACAATGGGGGGATTATTGCTGGCGAGCTTGGCAATAAATAGATGACCTTCTGACGAAGCTACCATACACCCTACTCGTCTAATTTTGCGTCAGAAAATGGAGACGGAATAGTAGGGTGTATTTTGGTATAAACGCTTGCTTAAGCTTTACCTTTGTAGTTCCAATATGAAAGTTTTTCAATGCGTTGCTTATCAAAACACAATAGCCAATCAACGAAGATTATTATTTACAAAACAAACCCCAAAATATGAATTATCCATAAAATATTTGGGGTAATTCAAGTGTAACAATAAGGAACAAAAAAATGTTTTTTGGTATTGGTTGATTAAATTTAGTATTCCGGACAGCAAGGCATAAAATTAGCTTATACCAATTTTCAGAAGTCATGCCATAGATGTCTGTAGGGGAACCCACCCCTAACCCCTCCCAGGAGGGGATGGCTGTTCGCCCTCCTCGGTGTCAGATGTCTGGCACGCTTATTGAAAAATGGTATTACTTAAGTTAACTCAAGACTTTTTGACTCAAAATGCAGAACTTCTCGAATTATCTCTGATATTAAATAATAAATATTATCAAAAATTGCATAATATTTATTATACTTTGAAGTTGATTTATTAAGAGTAAAAAAATCTGAGATTTTTTGCTCAATTTATCAGAAAAAAACAAACCATGAATACACAACAATTCGGACAATTAGTCGCTATTCCTCAGAGTGTGAAACAGCGCTTAAGAGCGTTAACCCAATCGTTCCCCGAGGAGAACGTCGAGACGAGTCATGAACGGGCGATCGCCGCCTGGGTGGTGGGACGATATCTGCGTCGCTTTGGCTTTGTCTGTGAGATCGAAGAGAGTAGCGCCTGGAATCCCACTCTGTCTCTGTTGACAGATTTTGCGGAGTTAGAGATTTCCTCGATGGAGGGGGATGAGTTGGGAACCGTGGAATGTCTCATCCTCCCTGCTGAGGCGAAGGAGTTGCAGATTCCAGAAACCGTAGTGGGCGATCGCCTGGCCTATATTGCGGTGGAGGTGAATGCGGAACAGTCTTGGGGAACCATTGTCGGATTTGTTCCGGCGTTACGGCTGAAATCCCCGAAACTGAAAATAAAACGGGAGAAACTTCTCAGCCGAGAACGTCTAATTGATTTATTAGCGGATGTGGAGTCTCTGGTAGAGAAGTCTCGATTGTCGGAGTTACAGGGATATTGGGAACGCCATGGAATTTGGTCCGAGGAACAACGCTTGGCGGCGATCGCCCAGTTGGAAAGCGCCTTATTATTACAAAGTAAGGAACTGCGCCAAGTGGAGACAGCGGCCCAACAGTTGGAACGACTGATTGCTGAGTCTGCGGGAACGGCGGTTAACCGCGAGTTAGCCTTTAAGGAGGAGGACGATTCTCTGGGGGGCGATCGCCTGGAGTTACGAGAAATTCTCAAGCGCCTGTTTCAATCTTTACGAGAGGATTTAGATTAGGGTATATTTCCCCAATAAAATCGATAGCCAACGGTAGATAACCAACGGTAGGATGTGTTCCGGCATCCAGGGTATTGAAACCCTAAGCAACCCTGTTCAACTTGCCGGAACGCATCGCCCCCGGCTGTCGATGCCTTTGAAAATATATTTAGTAGAGAAGTTGGACAAGTTGCAATTCGTCGAGTTAATTTAAGATTGATCGTTTTTTATATTTCTGAGGAGGTTCTGCAATGGATAATTCCCTAGACCGCTACAAACAGTCCATCAAAGAGGTCTTAGAAACCTATGCAACTCTCAGCCATGAAGACCTAATGGTTGAATTGGTATTTGACGATGAACGACTCCGCTATCTAGCTTTGTGGGTAGGATGGTCTGACTACCGAAGAATCCATCACTGTGCGATTCATATTGAAATTATCGGCGATCGCATTGTGATTCAATGCAATGATACCGAAGAGGCGATCGTCACAGAACTACTCAAGCGAGGGATTCCTGAAGAGAACGTCATCCTAGGGTTTATTCATCCTCAACATCAAAGAGGAACCACAGAGGAGTCCGCTGCTTAAAGAAAACGCAAAGCTTCGGAAAACCCACCCATCCTCTCGGTGCGTGGCGGCAGTTTTAATCGAATTTCTAAAGGACAAAAGTGACCGAAGCCGCCACTACCGTGATTCTGAAACAAAAACACCCATATCAGACAGTCGCTACTATAGATTAAATTCTGTGTCCAACGCCTCTTGGAGAGTGAAAGGAGGTTCACTGGGAAAGGTGGAGGGTGGTAAATGAGTTTCCGCGATCGCCAACAACCGACCTTTACGATATCCCCGTTCAAATCCCTCCAGCAAATAAGACTTTAAACTGGGATTATCCTCCAGTAACTCCTCAATATCCTGTCGCTGAACCGCGATGGTGGCTTGCCAAGATGCACTGCGTCGTTCCGGTTGATACCTCCATTTCAGCAGATGGGCCAACAAAATCCCTAAACGGTTGCTAAGTTCCCGTCGTTCCCGTTTCCCCATGCTTTCGAGTTCTTCGGCCAGGTGATCCCAGTCGAGATGTTCCACCTGGCGCGATCGCAGCATCGCACTTTGGCGTTGAGTCCATTGGTAAAAGTCTAACTCGTACTCACTCATCAGGGCCAGCTTCTCCAGAATACATTTGCCAAAACATCTGCATAAAAACCCCTCCCTCAAGCGTTACTCTAACGTCAGCCGACGCAACACCCCAGTTGGAGTAACCCATGAAACTCAAATCCACGCAACTCCCCAACCCCCAAACCGAAGCCAAGCATATCGCCGACAACTTACGGGAGTCTCACCCGCAACTGAATCACCCCCCACACCCCCCTCAACTCTGGAAACAGCGTCTCAAGCAAGTCGTCTCACCGGTTCGCGTTCTCAAAAACCTCGTCTTCGCCAATCCCCAGGACTTTCATGGCCGCGTCTATGTCACCCCAGAGTTACAAGAGCATTCTAACCTCACGGCCCGGGTGATTACTGTCGCCAGTCTCTTCAACGCCATCACCAACCAACCCCTACTCTTCTTCGCCTTCAAAGACTTCGGAGGCTTGGCCGCTATTTCTGCCAGTTTAACCCTCAATCTCTTGCTGATTAAGTTCACCAACGACAATGGTACGGCGGTGGCGGGCCGCAAGTATGGGAACCAAAGCTGGGCCAAAGCCGGCGCGGCGGCCATGATTGCGATGAGTGTGTTGCAATCCTTCGCCGCTGGGGTGGGGATGGAAGCACTCAATAATCGTCCCTTTTTGGCAGAATTAAAGGCCCAGGAGGAAATTGAACGACAAACGGAGAATTTGCAGGAGATTCCCGCCAGCAGTGAAGCCTTAGAAGCTGCACAGCGGGAATTGCAGCAGTTGCAAGGGGAGTTCGCCGGGATTCCTCGGGAGAACCCCAATTGGGATACCCTCCATGTACAACTCTATGGAACCTGGGAGGAACGCGATCGCGATTGGAGTCAGGTTCCTCTGGAAAATCTGCCCCTCCAACAACGTGTCTTCCGCCTCGAACGCCAGGCCCAAGCCATTAAGGAGGAGGCCCAGCAAGCCTGGGGGGAAAAATTGGCCCAGCGTCAGCAACTCGGGGATGATGTTTTATTCCTACAACAGCATCTACCGGCGGCGTTTGCGCGTCATTTTGATGACGACTATGAGTTGAAATCGGGGACGGAAATTGTCCGCTTGGCGGTGCTGAGTCTTTACAATAAAGTCCTGAGTTTGGATCTGGCCAGTTTAGGCTTTCCCCTATTCTTCTTTCTCCTCTCCGTCGTCACCAGTGGGATCGCCTGCTGGCTCACCCTGGCCCATGCGCAACGCCAGGATGTGCAGATGTCCCGGGATGAGTTGGTGAGTGAGGCGATTCAGGCGCAAGTTGAGGCTTGGATTCGTGCGGCGGATGACGGTTCTGGAGAAAATTCCTGAGTTTTGCATAAATCCTAGCCTCTCCTGGGTTATGTCAACAGATCGGCGATCGCCATCTCTAACCCTTCTACCAGTTCTACCATTTCTCCCCTCGCTTCAGGGGGCGATCGCCACTCCTTCAATCCCATGAGTGATCGAAAGGTTATCCCTATGCAAGCTCCTCACAACGCCACTCAAACGCCGATGCGGGTGACTCCACCCCATCTTACGCCTCTGGAGTCCCCCCGTCGTCACCTCGCCAGCGATCGCCAAGTTCTCCGTCGCTATCGCCAACTGGCCCGCAAAACCGGGAACTATGAGGCGATTCCTCAACTGGCCGAAATTGTCCGCCTGGTTTCTGCTCGCCAACTGATTAGCCCCAAACAGGCACAAGTCCTCTTGAATGACTTAAATGAGGTGGAGACCACCTTAAACGCCAATATCAAAGCCTTAGCCCAAGCTTTAGACCAGTTCAACCAGGGGGTGCTATCAGGAGAAACGCCCAGTTTAGAGGACAAGTTAAGGGTACGAGAGCAAGTGCGATCGCTCATCGAACCCCTCGACTGGCTGCTGGCCCTGGCCCGCCAACATCGTGATCCCGTTGAACCGGGCGTTAAGGAAGGCTTCGCCTCCTGCTATAGCGACACCATCAAGCGCGTCAACGATATCCGCCATAGCCTGGCCGCCATCACCGAGAAATTCCGCCCCCGGGTTTTGCAACGGCTGCTACGCCAAACCGCCAACCCCCAACTTCCTGAACTGGAACTGGCGGCGTTGGAGACGGCGATCGATGATTTACAGTTCACCTGTGCCGATTTAATCCCCCGTCTGCGAGCCAATATCAGCCGCAAAGTTCCCCAATTTTGGGGGTCATTTCCCAGTTAAGCTAAAGTCCATAAACAACCTGCATAAAAACCCCAATTGACTGGGTTAATAGTTCGTCGGGAGGGCGAACGCTGAATCCCCTCCCCATTGCCGTCATTTAGGAGTCTAACGTCTCATGTGGAACCTAATGCAAAATCTCCTGGAATCCGATGAACCGAAACGAGAGATTCCGGCTGATGAGTTCTTTAAGCAAATCGAAGAAGGAATTAAGAATTTTCATCTCATTAAAGTGACCAATGCCAATTTACGGGGTTTAGATTTAAATGGCATTGTCATAACTCAGAGTGAGTTACGGAGTTGTGATTTCAGCCAGAGTTCTCTTCTCCATGCCAACTTCCAGGAAACTTGTCTTAAAGGGACAAATTTTAGTAGTTCTTTTTTAGCAGAGAGCAATTTCTACAAAAGCAACTTAATTGGTTGTAATTTTAGCGGAGTTCATGGAGAAAAAGTCAATTTCTCCCATGCCAATCTACGAGGTGCTAATCTCACCTGGGCGGATTTACGAGGGGTCAACTTAGCCAAAGCGACCCTACAAGATGTGAATCTTTCCTACACCAATTTAGAAGGCGCCAATCTAGGTCGAGGCCGTATTGCCGCAACGACTTTAAATATGTTGCGGTTACCGGCTGGAAGTCGGGTAATTCGTCAAGGTTGGTGGCGTTCTAAGTCAGGCGTAAAACAAGAACAACAAGCCGAATAAATCCCCCTGACAGCCCGCCGACCGCAAGGGGGCGCCCCTAAATCTTTCCCCTCTTGGGAGGGGTGCCCGAAGGGCGGGGTGGGTTCTTCCTCTTGCCTCTTGCCTCTTGCCTCTTGCCTCTTGCCTCTTGCCTCTTGCCTCTTGCCTCTTGCCTCTTGCCTCTTGCCTCTTGCCTCTTGCCTCTTGCCTCTTGCCTCTTGCCTCTTGCCTCTTGCCTCTTGCCTCTTGCCTCTTGCCTCTTGCCTCTTGCCTCTTGCCTCTTGCCTTTCTCCCCATGATACAACTCAACATTACCCAAACCTTAACCCATTGTCTGCGTCTTCTTATTCCCACAACCGTTGATGGAAATCAACCCATCGATACCGCTGATTTAGTCCGTCAAATCAATCAAGACCTCTGTAGCTTTTGCGGGGGAACCCTCTGTAAACAACATCGTGGCTATTATCAAAGTGATACGTTAGGTTTGGTTGAGGAGGTGATTTATGAAATTGAAGTGTGGACGACTGAGTTTGGCTTGAAACAAGTCGAGCCACACTTGCAGGCATGGATTCGTAAAATTCTGCTGGACTTACGGCAGGAGTCAGTGTTGGTCATGATGGATGGTCAAGCCCTCTTATGGGAAGTATCCAAAGGCGACGTTTTAAGCCAGAAGCCAACACCCAATCCAGTCTTCCCCGGCCATGAAAAAAGGGCAGCGTACCACTACCCCAAAGGTTCTATAACATGAGAGGAGACCCATCAAATCGGTGTCTCACTCTGAAACTTATTGCCGTTGCTGGAACGAGGCCAGGAACTCGCGGATTTTCTCCGCCGCCACATCCCGTCCGCCTAAGCCAAAGGCCAGGGCGATCGCAACTGCCAACGCACCCAACAGCAAGCCAAACGCCAGATTAACAATATCCGGCGCAATGCCCATTTGTTGCAAGGCCATGGCAACCACAAACACGATAATGGCAACCCGGGCCACCTGTCCCAGTAATTGAGAGTTGGCGGAACCCGAACCCACAATCAAGTTGTAGACTAAGTTGGCCAAATACAGACCAATCGCCAAGACGACAAGTCCAGCCAGAATCTGACCGAAGATGATCAGTAATCCAGAAACAATGGTGTTCAGGGCCGGAATTTCTAGCACATCCACGGCGGCAATGATCCCAAATAGCTCAATGCCAACCCAAAGGACAATCCCCACAAACTCAGAGGGAGTACGGCTTCCCTGGAAGCGAGTCATCGCACCGGGGTCCTCGGGGCTACGGGGAGGAGGATTAATCCCTAAGGCCGAGAAGATGTTATTGAAGCCCATGCTGGTGAGTAAGTTCGTGACGAACTCGGACACCAAGCGTCCAATAAAGAAAGCAATGGCAACAATTAACGCCGCTGTGAAGATTTGAGGCAGGAAGTCTAAAACTCGCTGCAACATAGAAATCGCCGGGCCAGATACCGCTGCAATTTGTAGGGCATCGAGGGCCGCAATGGCGATGGGGATTAACACCAAGACATAAACGAAGGTGCCAATCACCCCAGACAGGGACATTCCCCCCATCTGTCCTAAGCCTAGGCGAGAGCCAAGGTTATCGACACCGGTAGCAGAAAGCAGGTTGGTGACGATTCCTCGAACAACCCGTGCAATCAGCCAACCAATGACCCCAATGGCCACGGCGGTGATGATTTGGGGGAGATAGGAGAGAATCCGCTCAACCATCGCTTGCAGGGGTTGCAGTAAGCCTTGCAAATCGAGGGTGTCGAGAATAATCGGCAGGAAGAGGAGAATGATGAACCAATAAAGGATATTGGCTAAGGCTTCATTCACCAAAAAGGGACTGGCCCCTCCCGATTGTTCCGCCAGACGTTCATCGAGGCGGAAGCCTTCGAGTCCTTTGTTCAGTAGGACTTTACAGAGGGTGGCTAAGGCCCAAGCCACAATCAGCAACACCGCAGCGGCGGCAATCCGTGGCAGGTAGTCAAAGATTTGACCCAGGAATCCTGCTAGTGGCCCGGAGACAATGTCCAAGTCAAGGACGTTGAAGAAGGCCAGTAACCCTAGAAGCAGGATAATCCAATAGACGATTTTCGCTGCCCAGATTTCGATAGGAAAGTCGGTAGCCTGATTCCCGGTGAGCCAGCCGGCGATTTTGTTGTCAATATCGGTGCGATGCAGCAGGCCCTTTACGACACTGGCAGCAATGGTCGCCACAATCCAGAATAGGATCAGGATGGCGATCGCCCCAACAATACTTGGGATAAAGTCGCCCAGGGTTCCACTAAGGCGATCCCAAAATCCGGCGAAGGTGGTGGGCATTTCACCCTCCGCCTGGGCTAGAAGACGAGGGATACCCTCGCCTGATGAGTTTAAAGACCAGTGGTCTAGCATACTTGGTTATGACGCGATCGCAACTCGGTCTCTCCCCTTCCCCGAAAGGCAATGGAGACTCTCGTAGTCCGATGCGCCCTCCGTATTAACGACAGATGCAATCAAGGGCGGCGGCCACTGAGAGATCACTCTCCAGATAAACCGTCACACTGAATTGGAGTTTGCCTCAGCCGTGAGATTAACGACTGAGAACGCAAAACTATCATAGCTATGTTGCCGTAATCAGCAGCACTTGCAAACATCCTACAGAAATAATCCGATTCATCCTAGTTTTTCCCCGTTTTGTCCGGGCTTGCTTCAAAAGATAACTGTATTTACATATCTCCATCAACCTGTGATTCCTAGAAGTCCCCCCCGAGTTATGTCAAGATAATCCCAAGGGCGATCGCCCGGCCTCGTGTTTCCCTCCAACCCATCGCCCAACGAGATAAGACACCCACATTAACCCAACTCAAGTCCCCAAGAGGCGTTAAAATTATTTATCGTCCGTTGTCCTTTGTCTATTCCTCCCAACCATTCCTCACCTTGCACCGAGTTCGTGAAGCTTGAATGTCTTTAAGTCGTGTTTTTGAACAGTCCATTTATATCCGCGCCAGTTCCACCACCGTGGAACGCTGTCTAACGGATTTGCAGTTGATGCACAGTTGGCTCAATCCCGCCTTACGCTGTGAACCCATCGGCGAGTGGGATGACCGTCTCGGTGCTCAGTCCCGTTTTGTGATTCAAATCCCCCTCCTTAAACCCAGCCTCATCAGTCGCATCGTCGAACGAGAACCGGGATTAGTCGTCTGGTCCTTTGAGGGCTTCTTCGTGGGCCGCGATCGCTGGGAATGTCAGCCTCAGATCGAAGGCACTTTACTCCTCAACCGCTTTGAATTCACTATTCCCAATCCCATCATCGCCTTTGGCTTCGATCGCGTCGCCGCCAACTGGACTCGGGAGGACATGCAGGCGCAACTCCGCCGTCTGAAACGAGTCGCGGAGCGCACCTACCGTCAAGGGGTCTAAATCATGGCAGCCATCGACCTCTACACGGACATTCGCGGTCAAGGCACGCCGATTCTCTGTCTTCATGGCCATCCCGGCAATAGCCAGAGTCTCTCGGTCTTCACCGATGCTCTCTCCCCTCACTATCGCACCATCAGTCCCGATTTACGGGGCTATGGTCGCAGTCATACCTCGACTCCCTTTTCCATGGAAGGGCACCTAGAGGACCTAGAAGCACTCCTAACTCGTCTCAAGATCGATAAATTCTGGCTGCTGGGTTGGTCTTTAGGGGGCATTCTCGCCCTGGAATTGGCCCTGAGGCATCCTCAGCAAGTTTTGGGGATTATCGGCGTGGCAACGGCGGCTCGTCCTCGCAGTGACCATCCCCCCGTCTCCCGCGCCATGTTGGCCTATTCGGCGTTGGCGGGGATTAGTAATGGGGTAGTTCCTGGCCGTCAATGGATTATCGACCATTGGGGACGGCGATCGCTCTTTCGCTATCTGGTGGCCCGTCAAACCCCAGCCGTCTATCGCTATCTGGCTCGTGAGGGCATTTCTGCCTATTTAGGAACCACACCCCTAGCCCGGCGGGCCCTGTCCCAGGCGCTACAAGGGGGCTATGATCGGCGATCGCAATTATCACACCTTCACTGTCCCTGTCTCTGGCTCATTGGGGAGGGCGATCGCCATATCAGCCCCGCGTCCAGTCATGAAACAGCGCGGCTCCTCCCCCACTGCGATGTGAGGGTTTACGAAGAAACCGCGCACCTATTTCCTTGGGAAGTTCCCCATTTGGTTTGTCAAGATATCCTGACTTGGCTAACAAACACACCCTGACCGACAGCCTCCAACTACATTTGACCGCTAAAGGCCGGCTTTGGGGGTGATTTGGGAAACTCCGTTGCTTCCTCAAAAATGGTCAGTTCTGAGGGTTTTTGGCGTCCAACCTGAGCTTGGATACCCTGCGCCCCCTCTGCTTCCAAGTCTTCGATGTAGCCCACTTTAGCCCGGTTCGCATCTTTCTGAGACAGGAAAGGCCCAAAGTAATAGGTACATTGGGGCTGGTCCGTGCGGACCTCAACCCACCAGGCGAGACCGACGAATTGGAGAATGTTGATCAAAAATTCCTTCATGACATTTGCCCGTTTGTTAGTGGATATTGAAGATTGTGAACCCAACAGACGCGATGCTGTGACTTTACAGTTCTTTATACTCTGCCCGTTGTTTTTTTTCAACGCCCAGTAGCCCCAGTTTCCGGAGGTTCGACGATGACACTTCGATACTACTACGATCCCCAGTTTTTGAGCTGTAGTCGATTCGACCAACGTTGACGATAGATTTCATACAGTGCCATCCCCGCTGCGACTGAAACGTTGAGACTGGGGGTACTCCCGCCAAGTGGAATCGAAACAAGCTGGTCACAGTGGCGTTGGGTTAACAGGGATAAACCATCCCCTTCTGCCCCCATGACTAACACAGTTGCTCGGTCAAATTCAACATCACTGATGACGGAATCGGCTTGTTCGGAGAGGCCATAAATCCAAAACCCTTCTTCTTTCAGGGTTTCTAGGGTTCGATTCAGGTTAATCACTTGGGCAACGGGCAGTTTTTCAATGGCTCCGGCGGCGACTTTCATCACGGTGGAGGTGACCCCCGCTGCGCGACGTTGGGGAACCACGAGACCCTGGGCCCCAATGGCTTCGGCGGTACGAATAATGGCGCCTAAGTTATGGGGATCGGTGATCCCGTCACTAATAATGATGACAGGGCGATCGCTGACCTTTTTAGACTGTTCAATGAGATCATCAATATGCCAATACTCATAAGGAGCTACCTGGGCGATGACCCCCTGGTGATTTCCTCCATCGGCCATGCGATCGAGTTGTTTATAGGAGGCTTCATCCACCACAGTTCCTCGCTGTTTGGCTTGACTGAGGAGGGTATGGAAGCGAGGCGCATGGCGCAATTGGTCGGAAATCCAAACCCGATGCAGCCGGCGATCGCTCTCTAAGGCGCTTAAGACCGTATGGCGACCATAGATGAGATCCCGCTCCTCCAGGCTGTTTTCCGCCTCTGAGGAGACATCTGAAGGGGACGTGTCGCGCTGTCCCTCCGGGCGATCGCGGCGGCGATTGTCATGACGAGTGTCATAGCGATTGTCACGGTCTGCCCCGGAATAGCGTTTAGATTTTTTAGGAAAGCGGGGTTTGTCAGAAGACCCTGACCGAGTGATGGGTTTCCGAGAGGGTTTGCGGGGTTTCGGAGTCATAGTGATTCACCTAACGACAAAAAGCTTGACAAAATCAAAAAAATATGCTGGGGCGACTCGGGGCGATCGCCAGGGGCCGAGAGACAACCCGGCCCGGAACTAATCCTCGAAATTGAAGCGGCTAAGGAGTTCAAACAAACGCTCCGAGTCTGTCAAATACAAATACCCAATCAGAGCCTCTAAACCGGTGGCCTCCTGATAGGTTTTGGGATCGAGCCGTTTCGGGGAGCGAACTGTCGCATTGCGGCCCCGACGAATCACATCCCGTTCCTCATCGGTCAAATCCGTCTCAATCAAGTGGAGTTGCTCAGCCTGGCGTTCCGCCCGCACCTGGGCCACCACCTGCTGATGATAGCGATGGGTACGGCGGGGAGGAAACAGATACTGTTCGCGGACATATAACTCATACACCGCATCCCCCAAATAGGCCAAGGAGGTTGGTGAAAGTTGCCGTAGTTGTTGGGGCGTTAACGACGTCTGTAGCAACCCAACCTCCTCAAACACTGCTCAATCCGAATCAACAACATCTAAACAACAGAACAACGAGCCGTGTTGCTCAGTGGCGCCACGGCTCGCCGACCTATCAATACGCTATCAGGACTTGGAGACGTTGGCGATCGCCTCATCCACCGAACCCTGTAACGATAGGAACTTTTCTAATCGCACCAGTTTAACGGTTTGTGTGACTCGCGGGTTAGTCACCACTTGCAAGCTTCCCTTAGCAGTTTGCGCCCGTTTAACTAACTGCACCAGTGCGCCCAAGCCGGAGCTATCGACAAAATCAATCTTCGAGAGGTCTAGGATCACATTGGCCGGACCTTCATCGATACATTTGCTAAGAACTTTTTGGAAGTTCGGCTCCGAGAACGCATCAAGCAGCCCCGTGAGTCGGAACAACTGGTAGTTTCCTTTGACGTCTCTTGTGCCTCGTAGGCTAACGGTCAAGTTGAGTGGCTCAGGAATAGCGTCCTCCTCGTGTCACGTAATACCTTGAGTTAACGCCTCAGTATAGGCTGTATCTACAGGTTTGTCTAGGGGCTACCGCCAGAAGCTGCAAATTTTTCGGGGCCGCGATCCCCATTAAACCGAGGCCGTCGCTTGTCGGGAC contains these protein-coding regions:
- a CDS encoding XisI protein, whose protein sequence is MDNSLDRYKQSIKEVLETYATLSHEDLMVELVFDDERLRYLALWVGWSDYRRIHHCAIHIEIIGDRIVIQCNDTEEAIVTELLKRGIPEENVILGFIHPQHQRGTTEESAA
- a CDS encoding ISKra4 family transposase (programmed frameshift); this translates as MNPQKQAELQQHLDAIAKILYQEADPAELTTLEGIEKNVRAQAQEHVLPQLGNFFINAATDRPTGKQRTLTSILGRLTLTTAQAQQLQVEPRTRWSPYFFKCCAVVTANASYQRAEEDIAMLTGLSISHSTLQRFVQREDWCEVEVTEPIEELSLDGGMIRLRTEEGQPGQWREYKALNVHEHGGVAFFKDNEGLIDWVNIQLLAELFISLGDGHDGVWNIFDGIGTPEQRIEVLDWYHLMENAHKVQGTAAQLSRIRALLWRGETRQVIRYLRQERCRGATRFINYLKHHSKRIIDYQVWQEAGHSIGSGQVESLVKQIGLRVKLPGAQWREENVPKVLKHRCAYLNGDLAA
- a CDS encoding DUF29 family protein yields the protein MSEYELDFYQWTQRQSAMLRSRQVEHLDWDHLAEELESMGKRERRELSNRLGILLAHLLKWRYQPERRSASWQATIAVQRQDIEELLEDNPSLKSYLLEGFERGYRKGRLLAIAETHLPPSTFPSEPPFTLQEALDTEFNL
- a CDS encoding lecithin retinol acyltransferase family protein: MIGSIVYCNLGISPALVEHSGIYIGNGQIVELQGKSKDGKIAIVNRRQFLKNRNLPPSTIWVACYGDSTRPIGDKLVAKRAKAEVGTCRKYNLVSENCHRFTSGCITGNFKNNDTKFWALRNTIHKQWGDYCWRAWQ
- a CDS encoding SRPBCC family protein, whose amino-acid sequence is MSLSRVFEQSIYIRASSTTVERCLTDLQLMHSWLNPALRCEPIGEWDDRLGAQSRFVIQIPLLKPSLISRIVEREPGLVVWSFEGFFVGRDRWECQPQIEGTLLLNRFEFTIPNPIIAFGFDRVAANWTREDMQAQLRRLKRVAERTYRQGV
- a CDS encoding pentapeptide repeat-containing protein; translated protein: MWNLMQNLLESDEPKREIPADEFFKQIEEGIKNFHLIKVTNANLRGLDLNGIVITQSELRSCDFSQSSLLHANFQETCLKGTNFSSSFLAESNFYKSNLIGCNFSGVHGEKVNFSHANLRGANLTWADLRGVNLAKATLQDVNLSYTNLEGANLGRGRIAATTLNMLRLPAGSRVIRQGWWRSKSGVKQEQQAE
- a CDS encoding alpha/beta hydrolase, which codes for MAAIDLYTDIRGQGTPILCLHGHPGNSQSLSVFTDALSPHYRTISPDLRGYGRSHTSTPFSMEGHLEDLEALLTRLKIDKFWLLGWSLGGILALELALRHPQQVLGIIGVATAARPRSDHPPVSRAMLAYSALAGISNGVVPGRQWIIDHWGRRSLFRYLVARQTPAVYRYLAREGISAYLGTTPLARRALSQALQGGYDRRSQLSHLHCPCLWLIGEGDRHISPASSHETARLLPHCDVRVYEETAHLFPWEVPHLVCQDILTWLTNTP
- a CDS encoding mechanosensitive ion channel gives rise to the protein MPTTFAGFWDRLSGTLGDFIPSIVGAIAILILFWIVATIAASVVKGLLHRTDIDNKIAGWLTGNQATDFPIEIWAAKIVYWIILLLGLLAFFNVLDLDIVSGPLAGFLGQIFDYLPRIAAAAVLLIVAWALATLCKVLLNKGLEGFRLDERLAEQSGGASPFLVNEALANILYWFIILLFLPIILDTLDLQGLLQPLQAMVERILSYLPQIITAVAIGVIGWLIARVVRGIVTNLLSATGVDNLGSRLGLGQMGGMSLSGVIGTFVYVLVLIPIAIAALDALQIAAVSGPAISMLQRVLDFLPQIFTAALIVAIAFFIGRLVSEFVTNLLTSMGFNNIFSALGINPPPRSPEDPGAMTRFQGSRTPSEFVGIVLWVGIELFGIIAAVDVLEIPALNTIVSGLLIIFGQILAGLVVLAIGLYLANLVYNLIVGSGSANSQLLGQVARVAIIVFVVAMALQQMGIAPDIVNLAFGLLLGALAVAIALAFGLGGRDVAAEKIREFLASFQQRQ
- a CDS encoding DUF1822 family protein; the protein is MNTQQFGQLVAIPQSVKQRLRALTQSFPEENVETSHERAIAAWVVGRYLRRFGFVCEIEESSAWNPTLSLLTDFAELEISSMEGDELGTVECLILPAEAKELQIPETVVGDRLAYIAVEVNAEQSWGTIVGFVPALRLKSPKLKIKREKLLSRERLIDLLADVESLVEKSRLSELQGYWERHGIWSEEQRLAAIAQLESALLLQSKELRQVETAAQQLERLIAESAGTAVNRELAFKEEDDSLGGDRLELREILKRLFQSLREDLD